The following are encoded together in the Echeneis naucrates chromosome 9, fEcheNa1.1, whole genome shotgun sequence genome:
- the mccc2 gene encoding methylcrotonoyl-CoA carboxylase beta chain, mitochondrial isoform X1 — translation MLLQTVRPWLVRCRSLPLACRRPYYADKVARLGSQPDKQSSEYQENYERMQVLVDELKSRTEKIKLGGGEKARRLHTSRGKLLPRERIDRLLDPGTPFLELSQFAAHELYGKEEVPAGGIITGIGRVSGVECVVVANDATVKGGTYYPITVKKHLRAQEIAQQNHLPCIYLVDSGGANLPRQADVFPDRDHFGRIFFNQARLSSEGIAQIAVVMGSCTAGGAYVPAMADESIIVRKQGTIFLGGPPLVKAATGEEVSAEDLGGADLHCRKSGVTDHYALDDNHALHLARKTVRNLNYRKNLEVTTEPIEAPLYPADELYGIVGENLKRNFDVREVIARLVDGSKFDEFKAFYGDTLVTGFSRIFGYPVGIIGNNGVLFSESAKKGTHFIELCCQRNIPLIFLQNITGFMVGREYESGGIAKDGAKMVTAVACANVPKITVIIGGSYGAGNYGMCGRAYSPRFLFMWPNSRISVMGGEQAATVLATITKDQRAREGKEFTAEQEAAMKEPIVRRFEEEGSPYYSSARLWDDGIIDPADTRLVLGLSLSAALNAPTKKTHFGVFRM, via the exons ATGCTTCTCCAAACGGTCAGGCCGTGGCTGGTTCGGTGCCGGAGTTTACCTTTGGCTTGCAGACGGCCTTACTACGCCGATAAAGTCGCTCGGCTCGGCTCCCAGCCGGATAAACAGTCCTCAGAGTATCAG gagaaTTATGAAAGAATGCAGGTTCTTGTTGATGAGCTGAAAAGCCGGACAGAGAAGATTAAACTGG gtggaggagaaaaagcCAGAAGACTTCATACTTCTCGTGGGAAACTCCTTCCCAGAGAGCGTATAGACAGATTGCTGGATCCGGG GACCCCATTTTTGGAACTCTCTCAGTTTGCAGCACATGAGTTGTATGGAAAAGAGGAAGTCCCAGCAGGTGGTATAATTACAGGAATTGGGCGGGTTTCAGG ggtggaatgtgttgttgttgcaaaTGATGCCACAGTGAAAGGTGGCACATACTACCCAATTACAGTGAAGAAGCACCTTCGTGCACAAGAAATTGCCCAGCAGAACCACTTGCCATGCATTTACTTAG TGGATTCTGGAGGAGCCAATCTACCCAGACAGGCGGATGTCTTTCCAGATAGGGATCATTTTGGACGCATCTTCTTCAACCAAGCCAGACTCTCTTCAGAGGGAATAGCGCAG atAGCTGTAGTGATGGGCTCCTGCACAGCCGGAGGAGCTTATGTCCCAGCAATGGCAGATGAAAGCATCATTGTGCGAAAACAAGGGACCATTTTTCTTGGAGGACCTCCACTG GTCAAAGCTGCTACTGGTGAGGAAGTTTCTGCAGAGGACCTTGGTGGAGCAGATCTTCACTGCAG AAAGTCAGGTGTGACAGACCACTATGCTTTAGACGATAATCATGCGCTTCATTTGGCAAGAAAGACGGTGCGAAACCTCAACTACAGGAAAAATCTTGAG GTCACCACAGAACCAATTGAAGCCCCTCTCTACCCTGCAGATGAACTCTATGGGATCGTTGGAGAAAACCTGAAACGCAACTTTGATGTCCGAGAG GTGATTGCCAGACTTGTAGATGGCAGCAAATTTGATGAGTTCAAAGCTTTCTATGGAGACACTCTTGTTACAG GATTTTCGAGGATATTTGGTTACCCTGTAGGGATCATTGGCAACAACGGAGTCTTGTTTTCAGAATCGGCAAAAAAG GGGACACATTTCATCGAGTTGTGTTGCCAACGAAACATTCCTCTAATTTTCCTACAAAACATAACAG GCTTTATGGTGGGCAGAGAATATGAGTCAGGAGGAATTGCCAAAGATGGAGCCAAGATGGTAACCGCAGTTGCTTGTGCAAATGTGCCAAAGATTACTGTTATCATCGGAGGCTCCTACGGTGCTGGGAACTATGGCATGTGTGGCAGAGCTTACAG CCCCAGATTCCTGTTCATGTGGCCAAACTCACGAATTTCAGTAATGGGCGGTGAGCAGGCAGCTACTGTGCTGGCCACCATCACTAAGGATCAGAGGGCACGTGAAGGAAAGGAG TTCACAGCAGAGCAAGAGGCTGCCATGAAGGAACCAATAGTGCGACGATTTGAAGAGGAAGGCAGCCCATATTACTCAAGTGCCAG ACTGTGGGATGACGGGATTATTGATCCTGCTGACACTCGTCTGGTTTTGGGCCTGAGTCTCAGTGCAGCGCTGAATGCACCAACAAAGAAGACACATTTTGGCGTATTCAGGATGTAG
- the mccc2 gene encoding methylcrotonoyl-CoA carboxylase beta chain, mitochondrial isoform X2 has product MLLQTVRPWLVRCRSLPLACRRPYYADKVARLGSQPDKQSSEYQENYERMQVLVDELKSRTEKIKLGGGEKARRLHTSRGKLLPRERIDRLLDPGTPFLELSQFAAHELYGKEEVPAGGIITGIGRVSGVECVVVANDATVKGGTYYPITVKKHLRAQEIAQQNHLPCIYLVDSGGANLPRQADVFPDRDHFGRIFFNQARLSSEGIAQVKAATGEEVSAEDLGGADLHCRKSGVTDHYALDDNHALHLARKTVRNLNYRKNLEVTTEPIEAPLYPADELYGIVGENLKRNFDVREVIARLVDGSKFDEFKAFYGDTLVTGFSRIFGYPVGIIGNNGVLFSESAKKGTHFIELCCQRNIPLIFLQNITGFMVGREYESGGIAKDGAKMVTAVACANVPKITVIIGGSYGAGNYGMCGRAYSPRFLFMWPNSRISVMGGEQAATVLATITKDQRAREGKEFTAEQEAAMKEPIVRRFEEEGSPYYSSARLWDDGIIDPADTRLVLGLSLSAALNAPTKKTHFGVFRM; this is encoded by the exons ATGCTTCTCCAAACGGTCAGGCCGTGGCTGGTTCGGTGCCGGAGTTTACCTTTGGCTTGCAGACGGCCTTACTACGCCGATAAAGTCGCTCGGCTCGGCTCCCAGCCGGATAAACAGTCCTCAGAGTATCAG gagaaTTATGAAAGAATGCAGGTTCTTGTTGATGAGCTGAAAAGCCGGACAGAGAAGATTAAACTGG gtggaggagaaaaagcCAGAAGACTTCATACTTCTCGTGGGAAACTCCTTCCCAGAGAGCGTATAGACAGATTGCTGGATCCGGG GACCCCATTTTTGGAACTCTCTCAGTTTGCAGCACATGAGTTGTATGGAAAAGAGGAAGTCCCAGCAGGTGGTATAATTACAGGAATTGGGCGGGTTTCAGG ggtggaatgtgttgttgttgcaaaTGATGCCACAGTGAAAGGTGGCACATACTACCCAATTACAGTGAAGAAGCACCTTCGTGCACAAGAAATTGCCCAGCAGAACCACTTGCCATGCATTTACTTAG TGGATTCTGGAGGAGCCAATCTACCCAGACAGGCGGATGTCTTTCCAGATAGGGATCATTTTGGACGCATCTTCTTCAACCAAGCCAGACTCTCTTCAGAGGGAATAGCGCAG GTCAAAGCTGCTACTGGTGAGGAAGTTTCTGCAGAGGACCTTGGTGGAGCAGATCTTCACTGCAG AAAGTCAGGTGTGACAGACCACTATGCTTTAGACGATAATCATGCGCTTCATTTGGCAAGAAAGACGGTGCGAAACCTCAACTACAGGAAAAATCTTGAG GTCACCACAGAACCAATTGAAGCCCCTCTCTACCCTGCAGATGAACTCTATGGGATCGTTGGAGAAAACCTGAAACGCAACTTTGATGTCCGAGAG GTGATTGCCAGACTTGTAGATGGCAGCAAATTTGATGAGTTCAAAGCTTTCTATGGAGACACTCTTGTTACAG GATTTTCGAGGATATTTGGTTACCCTGTAGGGATCATTGGCAACAACGGAGTCTTGTTTTCAGAATCGGCAAAAAAG GGGACACATTTCATCGAGTTGTGTTGCCAACGAAACATTCCTCTAATTTTCCTACAAAACATAACAG GCTTTATGGTGGGCAGAGAATATGAGTCAGGAGGAATTGCCAAAGATGGAGCCAAGATGGTAACCGCAGTTGCTTGTGCAAATGTGCCAAAGATTACTGTTATCATCGGAGGCTCCTACGGTGCTGGGAACTATGGCATGTGTGGCAGAGCTTACAG CCCCAGATTCCTGTTCATGTGGCCAAACTCACGAATTTCAGTAATGGGCGGTGAGCAGGCAGCTACTGTGCTGGCCACCATCACTAAGGATCAGAGGGCACGTGAAGGAAAGGAG TTCACAGCAGAGCAAGAGGCTGCCATGAAGGAACCAATAGTGCGACGATTTGAAGAGGAAGGCAGCCCATATTACTCAAGTGCCAG ACTGTGGGATGACGGGATTATTGATCCTGCTGACACTCGTCTGGTTTTGGGCCTGAGTCTCAGTGCAGCGCTGAATGCACCAACAAAGAAGACACATTTTGGCGTATTCAGGATGTAG